The window CGCGAAGCACGTTTCCCGGCAGAGGCTATTGCTGCGCTACGTGATGCGGGTGCTCTGGGAGCACTGGTTCCGAAAGAACTGGGTGGCCTTGGTCTGTCGGTGAGCGAAGTGGCGTCGCAGTGCCAGCAGCTTGCCCAGGCGTGCGCGTCCACAGCGATGATTTATGCAATGCACCAGATCAAGGTGTCATGCCTGGTGAACCATGTGCTGGACCAGTCATGGCATCGCGAGTTTGTGCGGCGGATCGCGCAGGAGCGTTTTCTGCTTGCTTCCATCACCTCTGAGGTCGGTACGGGTGGCGACCAGCGCTCCAGTGTCTGTGCGGTGAAGGTGGAAGATGGTGCATTCACTCTGACGAAGAAGGCGACAACCGTTTCGTATGGTGCGTATGCAGATGTGTTCCTGGTGACATCACGCTCGCATGAGGACGCGCCGCCCTCAGACCAGGTAATGGTGACATGTCTGCGAAGCGACAGCGCACTGGAGATGACCAGCGGATGGGATGCTTTGGGAATGCGTGGCACCTGCAGCGCAGGATATGTGTTCCAAAGCAGCGGTATCGCAGACCAGGTGGCGCCTGTGCCGTTTGCCGATATTTCGGCGGATACCATGGTCCCGGTATCGCACCTGTTATGGAGTGCAGTGTGGACGGGGATTGCCGCAAACGCATTGACACGTGCGCGTGCCTTTCTGCGGGCGCAGGCAAGAAGACAGCCCGGTGGAACAACACCGGGAGCAGCCCGGTTGGTACATGCCACGGGCATGCTGGAGATGATGCAGGCGCGCATCCGCACGATGTTGACCAGCTTCGATGCCTGTAACGCGATGGGCAGCAACCGAGACGTGGTGAGTGCCGAAGAGGCAGGCTGGCCTGTGGGCATGGCGAGGGCAACGGCGCTGAATACGCTGAAGTTTGATGTCTCTACGATGTGTCATGAGGTGGTGCTTGAGGCGCTGCTGATCTGTGGCATGGCTGGTTATAAGAACGACACGGAATTCAGCGTGGGGCGGCACTTGCGCGATGTACTCTCCGCGCAACTGATGATCAGCAATGACCGCATTGCCGCTGGTGCGGGTGCGCTTCTGCTGGCACAACGAAATCAACTGGCAACGCTGTAAGGACGGAGCATCATGAGCGGCAAGGATTTTCGCACTCGCCTGGTGGAAGAAGGGATTCTGATTCCCGGTGGCGTGGACGGACTATGGGGACGGAGCGGTGTTTTCGAGCGCATATTTGACGGGCTGGATCGTGCCATTACGGACGCAGGTGCATTTGCACGTCCAGAGGTGATGCGCTTTCCTCCGGCCATGTCGCAGGCTGTGTTTGAAAAAAGCGGGTACATGAAAAACTTCCCGCACTTCGCCGGCACCATTCATTGTTTCTGCGGGGGCGATGCAGCGCATCATCAACTGTTGGGCAAGATGCAGCGCGGAGAAGAATGGAGAGAGCAGCAGCAGCCGTCAGACCTGGTTCTGACACCAGCCGCGTGCTATGCGGTCTATCCTGTCCTGGCACGGCGTGGTCCCATTGCCACCGGCGGCCATCTGGTGGATGTGCAGTCCTTCTGCTTCCGGCATGAACCCTCGCCAGAACCCACGCGGTTCCAGTTTTTCCGGATGCGTGAGTTTGTCAGCATCGGAACGCACGATGAGGTCATGGCATTTCGCCAGGACTGGATTGAGCGAGGCTCGGCATTTGCAACGTCACTTGGTTTACCGTTTGAAGTGGATGTCGCGAACGATCCGTTTTTTGGACGGGCCGGGAAACTTATGGCTGATAGCCAGCGTTCACAGAACCTGAAGTTTGAGCTGCTGGTGCCGGTGAACGATGATGCTGGACCCACCGCCTGCATCAGCTTTAACTACCACACAACATACTTCGGCGATATATGGGAGATGCGCACACCGGACGGTGCTCCCGCGCATACTGCCTGCTGCGCCTTTGGTATGGAACGTCTTGTATTGGCACTGCTGAAACATCACGGATTCGATATCGATTCGTGGCCATCCGCTGTACGCAATATCCTGCACCTCTGATTCACTTTTGTTGACTGCCATCTTCTCTTGATTGGAAACCCCCTGCTGTGAACCCGAACAGCCTGACAATAGCAACAACCCCTCTCTATTTTGGTGGTCGCTTCGGCTGGCTGCATAGGCCAAAGTCGCAGGACCAGCCCCCCGCATTTTGTGCCGTGGTTTGCTCTGCCTATGGGCAGGAAGAAATGTGCACCCACTATGGCGTAATGGGCCTTGCAGATGAGTTGGCGTTGGCTGGCGTGCCCACGCTTCGTTTTGACTATCTGGGCGCATGCAATAGCGACGACGGCGACGTCTGCCTGAGGGGATTTGTAGAGGACACGGTGCGAGCGGTCGAGTGTCTGCGACAGCATTGTGGGCCGCTTCCCGTTGTACTGGCAGGTGTGCGCCTTGGAGCGATGGTGGCGTTGTCTTCGTCTGGACGCGTAGCTGGTGTGGCAGGCGTTGTGCTGATGGCGCCGGTTCTCAGCGGTAGGACGTATATGCGAGAGGTTCGTGCCGCCGCCGCTGTATCACGGTTGGCAAGCCTCGATCCGCCGCCGCAGGCCGGTAGCGGAGAGGTTCTGAACACGAACGGATTTCACTGGTCCGCCATGTTGCAGGATGAGGTGAGCACCGCAGACCTGACGCATCTAACGGCTCTCCATGCTCCTTTGCTGGTACTACCTTCGCCACAGGATAGGCAATCTCCAAAAGTCGCGGAAAAGTGGGCTGCCACTGGAGCTCCCGTATCTGTTGTGCCGTTTGCGGAGTATGGCACATGGATGCAGGACCCTACGTTGCACAGCAATCCTGTGCAGGCATTTGCCGCCATTCGCAACTGGCTAAAGGAACTTCCCGCAGTGGAAGAAAAGGAACTGCATGGGACTCTGCCCGGCTCTACGCGGACGCTGCGTGGCGAAGGATTTATGGAGGAGCCCGTACGGTTTGGCCCTGACCAAAGCCTGTTTGGCATTCTGTGCCTTCCTGCCGATGGTAAGGCCGCCGAGGTTGCAGCGCTTCTGCTGCATGAGGGGAGCAGCTACACCATTGGCAATGGACGCGCCTATGTGAAGCTGGCCAGGACATTGGCACGACAGGGCATTGCGTCGTTGCGCATCGATCTGTCTGCCACCGGAGACAGCCCGGCCAGGAATACACGACATCCACATTACGATCTGGAACGCATTCCAGAGAGCGTCGCCGCGCTGGATCTGCTACAGCAGCGTGGCTTTCCCGTGGCGGTCGCCTTCGGCCAGTGTGCCGGAGCCTATACGGCCTACCAGGTTGTCCTGGCGGATGAACGGATCGTGGGTGGTGTGATCACAAACATCCAGAAGTTCACATGGCACTATGGGGATGACATTGCCGTTTCATTTCGTGACAACAAGCGTTCTCTGAAGGGCTATTGGCGTGCAATGCGTAGCAAAGGGGAATGGAAACGCGTACTGCGTGGCGACGCGGACATGAGCGGTATTGTCCGTGTGTTGCTGAAACGTGGATTCATGCAGGTCACACATCAGGTGAAGAGCCTTTTGCCACCTGCACCGGACTCTGAGATGGCAATCGTGCATGCGCAGATGCGT is drawn from Terriglobus sp. RCC_193 and contains these coding sequences:
- a CDS encoding acyl-CoA dehydrogenase family protein, which gives rise to MNPASTRDTTSLFQHAVEVAATYADAVDREARFPAEAIAALRDAGALGALVPKELGGLGLSVSEVASQCQQLAQACASTAMIYAMHQIKVSCLVNHVLDQSWHREFVRRIAQERFLLASITSEVGTGGDQRSSVCAVKVEDGAFTLTKKATTVSYGAYADVFLVTSRSHEDAPPSDQVMVTCLRSDSALEMTSGWDALGMRGTCSAGYVFQSSGIADQVAPVPFADISADTMVPVSHLLWSAVWTGIAANALTRARAFLRAQARRQPGGTTPGAARLVHATGMLEMMQARIRTMLTSFDACNAMGSNRDVVSAEEAGWPVGMARATALNTLKFDVSTMCHEVVLEALLICGMAGYKNDTEFSVGRHLRDVLSAQLMISNDRIAAGAGALLLAQRNQLATL
- a CDS encoding amino acid--[acyl-carrier-protein] ligase; the protein is MSGKDFRTRLVEEGILIPGGVDGLWGRSGVFERIFDGLDRAITDAGAFARPEVMRFPPAMSQAVFEKSGYMKNFPHFAGTIHCFCGGDAAHHQLLGKMQRGEEWREQQQPSDLVLTPAACYAVYPVLARRGPIATGGHLVDVQSFCFRHEPSPEPTRFQFFRMREFVSIGTHDEVMAFRQDWIERGSAFATSLGLPFEVDVANDPFFGRAGKLMADSQRSQNLKFELLVPVNDDAGPTACISFNYHTTYFGDIWEMRTPDGAPAHTACCAFGMERLVLALLKHHGFDIDSWPSAVRNILHL
- a CDS encoding serine aminopeptidase domain-containing protein codes for the protein MVCSAYGQEEMCTHYGVMGLADELALAGVPTLRFDYLGACNSDDGDVCLRGFVEDTVRAVECLRQHCGPLPVVLAGVRLGAMVALSSSGRVAGVAGVVLMAPVLSGRTYMREVRAAAAVSRLASLDPPPQAGSGEVLNTNGFHWSAMLQDEVSTADLTHLTALHAPLLVLPSPQDRQSPKVAEKWAATGAPVSVVPFAEYGTWMQDPTLHSNPVQAFAAIRNWLKELPAVEEKELHGTLPGSTRTLRGEGFMEEPVRFGPDQSLFGILCLPADGKAAEVAALLLHEGSSYTIGNGRAYVKLARTLARQGIASLRIDLSATGDSPARNTRHPHYDLERIPESVAALDLLQQRGFPVAVAFGQCAGAYTAYQVVLADERIVGGVITNIQKFTWHYGDDIAVSFRDNKRSLKGYWRAMRSKGEWKRVLRGDADMSGIVRVLLKRGFMQVTHQVKSLLPPAPDSEMAIVHAQMRRLAQRGVQLHLLFSDDDPGLSEMWMQFGRKARRLKNFAPIRMTLVKHADHHFNGSDARERFYELASVWMKEAVASRAASIVVR